The DNA window aaattcttgatctacttattgaagcTCCTGCTTATATgtacccatggtccccccactcagttcgagataatattgcttgtaagactcatgtaatcggtttgattaatcaattataattcacaagttagactatgtctatttgtgaaattttcactaagttagggcgaaattgtaaaagaAGAGTTTATaaaggcatatttgttaattatgatactttgtatggttcaattaataaatatgataaatgacaatattatttaataattatttatagttattaaatagttagaattggcatttaaatgattgaattaggaaattggcatttttgagaaaatcagatacaaaaggtgttaaaattgcaaaattgcaaagcccaaggcccaatccattaagtgtatggtcggccacctttgtagcttttttaaatgatttttttttcattattttaatgccatataattcaaatcaaaccctagaggaatgctataaatgaTAGAAGGCTTCGTGAAAACACACTTTCGAATCGTAAAAACCCGAGCCTCcactcttctctagccgccactctctctctctttcttcctcaatattccGAATCTCTATTGAAGGATTAGTaggcccacacacatcaagtgatacctcaatcataaagtgaggaagatcgtgaagaaagatcatcaagaaaggagattcaagatcaaagattcagagaaagagatccaggttcgtatattgataatgctcgctgcgcgtaaaaggaatcaagggctagatatctgaacggaaggagtcattattattccgctgcacccaatgtaaggtttcttaaactttatatgtgtttaatttatcgttttagaaagttcatatttaggatgttaataaacatacttgtgagtagatctaagatcctggtaaaataaattccaacaggcaCCTCGACAGTAACATCAATAAATAGCATCAAGAcctcaatttttaatatttctccATAATTTGGAGACATACAGACCTTTTTTCTTTATGTCGACAACTTCACCATCATCGATGTCTTCACATTATTCATGATTTACTCattagtatgaattatttgatgtaaaaaagtaattttttaatgataaattcaTAAAAAGTGATGAAAAGACTATTATAACTTTTTCTTCCTCATTCTCATATGATACTCTCTATTCTTCATTATATTTCTATagctttttatattattatttttagtacttttttctcaaaaaaatattttaaatcaaaccttatatctattctatataaagctACTATATAATGTGTTTTGgcttatgagaaattcatgggtgactttttatttatattaaaaataaaatggtttattattaaaaataaaatggtttatgcgaaattcatgggtcactttttatttatatataataaaataaattccattaaatccaaaaaaaaaatagggttttagatttttttaattaccgTATTTCTAACCATATTTGATTATGTATGCCTCTTTTATAAACCCTATTttattaaagttaagattataagattaatttaaattattgttcatatattgattaatcccattaatcaatatatgaacaataatttaaattaatcttataatcttaactttttaattcaattaataattatttgtcacgtaattattaagtcttttccctttaatttttcttttgttgatgatgctaatttattcatattttaatttctacaatttttgtgttcagaccattaaggtagtgttctactagcggatctaacgagtttcgccccttcgctaatggcCTCTAAGAGTTCTAATTtcagtattgtataaatcttcaatttgttctatttctttttaactaaaattttgctattttttttttaatttacaactttattgtttatatctttttagggacattcatggaaatttaggtttctttgaaatatacaattaatgagcattactttttgatcatagtgtgttttccatggctgaaaacctcaataatctctatcatttgatatcaaataaaataaaattatcatgatgtatacattatgattatttaatgagtaattagtctgttgaaattgtcaagctgatatttataattgaattgtttctttgtcaaaattaatattaagtatatttatatgtttatagatttatctattttctcttagatcaatcatgctcgtatagcaaaaaaatcatactcgCATATaaacatgttatttttattttgtaatttagattttcttagtcattatttagtttacttaaatatttttcgattatggtaactgaagttttgtttcttttaggtactctattacaaagatctttattacatgtattatttatttttgactatgaggaggtggatttctttattgggaaacatataacgtgacaaattattgttcataaataattatttttgattaatgggattcatatatataattgtgtatactgaattctttattcaaataattatttttgatttttacgtgattatttattgttcatatatttagaaccctatttgattaaagttaagattataagattaattaatttgtgatttcttcaatctcacctaataattaataatattttttctttaatttttaattgtatcactttcaaataacatagaaaaaaactagcataaaatttaatatacgtgcctcgcacgtagttttttgctagtatgtaaaataaacataaataatttatgaaaagaataaaataaaaataataataaagaaaaaaagaagaaaattgaaaaacaagcTCACTCAACGTTACAACAACATGGATGACCGCGAAGACTCCACTGAAGTTTAACTCAGTACCAgagcagaagaagaagaagaagagaagagccTGACTTGACCTTAATTGGTCTACTAAACCACACACACGACCCTAACCAACAAACTGCTCACTCCATGGCTATGCCAACAATGTCTGCCctccaaaactcgaacccaaagcTACTACTACTGCCCCCTCAACGCCCACTCTTCTACTCCAACCCCCTATTTCTTCCATCTTCCTTTCCCCGGAGACGGCTTCCTTTCCTAACTGCTTCTGCATCCACTCCCGTTGTCGCGTCTCTCAAGGTATGTCCTCGCTTGATCGCCATCGCCACCTGTTCGACGTTATGCTTGTGTGGGGTTTGTCGTCATTTCTGGTGTTGATTTTGGCACAGGAGAATTTGGGGTCTCTTACGAAGACTTGGAGTGACGTTACGAGTTTAAACTATTGGGTTGTTCGGGATTATTACCGCCTTGTGAAATCTGTTAATGCCCTTGAGCCGCAAATTCAGAGACTCACCGATGAACAGGTTCGTTGTTTTTAATGCTTCCCATTTATCTGAGCTCTCTGTCAGAGTTAACTTTTTgaagatttgtttttttttttttcgtttataGCTTACTGCTAAAACTGTTGAGTTCCGGCAAAGACTACGAGAGGGTCAAACTGTGGCAGATATTCAAGCCGGTTTGGAAGCTTTCTACTATCTAATACTTCTTTGTTATTTGTCAATGTTATGTTAGTTTACCAAAGCTTTTGATAATGATATGGTTGTTTGTTCAAACATTGTTCTTTCCAGAAGCATTTGCTGTTGTTCGTGAAGCTGCTAGGAGAAAGCTTGGAATGCGACATTTTGACGTCCAggtcttcttctctttctcttcctcatgCACAAGATTATTATAAGTGAAATCATGATTACTGTAGTTTCGTGATCTTGTTAGTGCTAATGATTTAATGTGAATTCGAGCTCCAGATCATTGGCGGGGCGGTGCTTCATGACGGTTCCATTGCTGAGATGAAAACTGGAGAGGGAAAGACATTGGTTTCGACTTTAGCAGCGTATCTTAATGCTCTTACTGGTGAAGGTGTTCATGGTATGATTTGTTTCATTtaaagttttgtttttttggtGAATGCAAAATTTAATTGGTCTTGCTTTTACTTATTGTTTATAGTGGTAACTGTAAATGATTATCTTGCTCAAAGAGATGCTGAGTGGATGGGCCGTGTTCATCGCTTCTTAGGTCTTTCGGTGGGCCTTATTCAGGTAATTActgtatgtttattttttcaagTTGTTCTGTCCAGAAGTTAGCTTTGAGTTTTAAATGAGCCCAACATAATTTTTATGCAACTAAAGAAGAAATGGAGAAGAGTGTGGAAGAAATATTAGGATAAAGTTTAAACGAGTGCTGCTATTTGGGTTCCCGGAACTAAGGAATTCAAAGATGTTTCCTTCTCAGATTGGTTGAGCTTGAGAGATTGAGATGTTTGGTTGTACtttattgtattgtataattgtgtggtttttttaaacttttaaccACCCACCtgcattgtaatttttttatttcaagtactcatttatttttgttttttctatttttaaaagcaTATGCAAGGCAAGAAGGTTTGAAATGCTGTTTAGATACCAGTACCACACATGCTTAAACTTGTTTATGTCTTTTTTGCAATATAGAGGGGAATGCCACCTGAACAGAGGAGATCAAACTATAATTGCGACATAACATACACCAACAATTCAGTATGTCATTTAGTTCTAATTTCATCTTCTGATTTAGTGTTTGTTGCAGGTATTGTTTCAAATATTCTGCTGGTTTATTTCCTCATTTCTTCTTCTAATAAATCTGTCATTCTGAATTATTTCAGGAACTTGGTTTTGATTATCTACGAGACAACCTTGCTGCAAGCATTGAAAAAGTTGTAATGAGatggtatgtttaatttcatcatCTTCTAAAGTTTCATATTATTGCTTCTTTGTGGAATTAGCAACATATTGTGAATAAACAGGCCAAAGCCATTTCATTTTGCAATAGTGGATGAAGTTGATTCAGTCCTTATTGATGATGGAAGGAATCCTCTATTAATAAGTGGTGAGGTAATTTACGAGGCTGTAAATATTACTAGTTACTTCTGTGAAATAAATGATTTGTTAAACAATTGTAAATCTAGGTAGGACGTTAGGAGTACAATTGACGGTAGGGTATTCTCTTGTTTCTTTCGTAGGCTAGTAAAGATGCTGCGCGCTATCCAGTTGCTGCTAAAGTGGCCCAGTTGCTTATAAAAGGCCTTGTAAGTCCAATCTATTTTGCTTTTTTACTCAGTAAgacttttttttattgtatttttatttgtgtatttttaatATACTTTTATGTAAATTAGTTAAAATGGTGAAGTGTCTTTTTCCCTTGTACAATAATTGAAACAGCATTACAATGTGGAACTCAAAGATAATTCAGTGGAGTTGACCGAGGAAGGAATAGAGCTTGCTGAAATGGCTCTCGACACACATGACCTTTGGGATGAAAATGATCCTTGGGCCAGGTGAAGAAGCATCACAtactttttgatttttgttgttttcatttCTCTATGTTCTGGATTTGTTGATTTGTTTATGTGTCTAATGAAGCCATATATTGGTTTGAATGCTTGTGTACTCTTGTCATAGCCAATGAGCATTTTCCGCTGCTTTCATTTCAGTTTTTGTCTGGTAGTGATGTTTGAAATTTGTAGATTTGTAATGAATGCACTGAAGGCTAAAGAATTCTACCGGCAGGATGTTCAATACATTGTCAAAAATGGGCAAGCTCTCATAATCAATGAGGTAGGACCAATTTTTCCATATCTTAATGGTATATTAACAGCTTCCTTTATTTACTACTATTTTAACCATTGTGGAAGTGTAATTCTTGTTTATCTTTCATGTTCTTGGGaaatgttttgtcaaaaacatGTTTTTGGCTTTTACTGACTTGATAAAATAGTTTGGATCTAGTCTCTAGACCAGAACATTTATATTCTTTAGTAGATTTATCATTAGTAAAAGGAAATGAAAAGTTCTAGAAGTATAGAACTATGAGTTTCGttgaataattttaattaactgTGCTGCATTTTCCCAAAATAAAAGCAATAATGAAAGTTGAGTACAATCTGAATAAGCTTATCTGCAAAACACAGAAGGCCGAGTTTTTACTCTCTGAGCTTTGCCAAAGGTACTAACATTTTGCTTGACTGTAAATTTGCTTTTTATGTTGGCTTATTAGACTTTGATGACACTTGAGAATCAAGATATGTAGAAGTAACAGTTTGTGACTGTTGatcatcttctttttttttaattatgagtTTCTTAAAAGTTACTTATTgtaatgaaaatttaaatttgcgTAAAATTTGCAGTTGACAGGCAGAGTTGAAGAGAAAAGAAGATGGTCTGATGGGATTCATCAGGCAGTAGAGGCTAAAGAAGGTCTCAAAATTCAGGTCTCACAAAATTTTACACAAAAATTTCCattcttgtaatttttttgttggaaTAGATTTATCTGATTCAATGCTCTAATATATGGCATATCTTAGGCTGATTCAGTTGTTGTGGCACAAATAACATATCAATCACTATTTAAGCTCTATCCAAAGCTTTCCGGGATGACCGGGACTGCAAAAACTGAAGTAAGGATGTCTACTTAGACACTAATGTTTCATTCAACTCTTCTGTCGTTATGTAGAATGCACTCCCTTTCTGATGTCCCATGCTGTTTTTAGGAGAAAGAATTCCTGAAGATGTTTCACATTCCTGTTATTGAAGTACCCACAAATCTGGCAAACATTCGAAAAGATTTACCTATCCAAGCTTTTGCCGTGAGCTATCTTTAAATGCATTATGTTTTTTATTTGATACTTAATCTTCAAGCATGTCTTTACAGACTACAGTCAGCTTGATTTACACGTTAAGTTTTGCAATGATACAGACTGCTCGGGGGAAATGGGACTATGTTCGTCAAGAAGTTGAATACATGTTTAGACAGGGTCGTCCTGTTCTAGTTGGTACTACAAGGTAAATGTCATTACTCTGTCTGTGGATTGTGGACCAAGATATGGTGAGATTAGTCCTAGCATATGCTGTTTTATTATAGCATTCTGGTACATATATTCGAGTATGTCATGTATGTGCTACacatgatattttaaatgcaTAATTTCATACTCCATCTTGTTTCAATGTGTAGACGCACAATATGTCACTATATGGTCGTATAAAAATGCATATTTACTCAATGAAAATACTTTTATCTTTAAATGATAATAAAAGGAATATTGACATGTATATGTTTAAGCCACGCAAAATGGAATTTCGTGGATAACATGGAATATTTCCTGGTGAATAACAGTTCCATACTTCCCAAAGGTTACAGGCTTAAGCCCGCTATGAATGTTCAATGGATTTATGGGAAATGAAAGAAATGCATTATGCATGTTACCAATCAAATTTTTAGACAGTAATCGTGCAacttttataatatatacacaTGTTAAGTTAGTCAATGCCATTGTTAATTTTTACTCTAATTAACATTATAATTATTCTTCATGATGTAGTGTTGAGAATTCTGAATACTTGTCTGATCTACTGAAGGAACACAATATTCCCCACAATGTCCTAAATGCTAGGTCAAAGGTATATAGATCTAAGAGATTTAATAGACTTTATGTTGGATTATTTGAAATGATGTATAGATTTTCTTTGCACAAGTGTAATTCTAATCTctcttttggaaaaaaaaagtatgctGCAATGGAGGCTGAAATTGTTGCCCAAGCAGGACGAAAATATGCCATCACTATTTCTACAAATATGGCTGGTAGAGGCACTGACATAATCCTGGGAGGAAATCCAAAGGTATGATGCTTGCTCATTTAATGAATGTACTGCAAAAAGAAGTGTTATCTTTGAATTATGTCTGGTAGTTGGTGACAGTTAGTAATGtcaatattcatacatatattTCTCTTCTTAAAGTTTAATGTCTTTATTCTAAAGCTATGAGGATGGGACTTACTCCATTTTTTTTGGCTGTAACAAA is part of the Cannabis sativa cultivar Pink pepper isolate KNU-18-1 chromosome 5, ASM2916894v1, whole genome shotgun sequence genome and encodes:
- the LOC115716865 gene encoding protein translocase subunit SECA2, chloroplastic isoform X1, translated to MAMPTMSALQNSNPKLLLLPPQRPLFYSNPLFLPSSFPRRRLPFLTASASTPVVASLKENLGSLTKTWSDVTSLNYWVVRDYYRLVKSVNALEPQIQRLTDEQLTAKTVEFRQRLREGQTVADIQAEAFAVVREAARRKLGMRHFDVQIIGGAVLHDGSIAEMKTGEGKTLVSTLAAYLNALTGEGVHVVTVNDYLAQRDAEWMGRVHRFLGLSVGLIQRGMPPEQRRSNYNCDITYTNNSELGFDYLRDNLAASIEKVVMRWPKPFHFAIVDEVDSVLIDDGRNPLLISGEASKDAARYPVAAKVAQLLIKGLHYNVELKDNSVELTEEGIELAEMALDTHDLWDENDPWARFVMNALKAKEFYRQDVQYIVKNGQALIINELTGRVEEKRRWSDGIHQAVEAKEGLKIQADSVVVAQITYQSLFKLYPKLSGMTGTAKTEEKEFLKMFHIPVIEVPTNLANIRKDLPIQAFATARGKWDYVRQEVEYMFRQGRPVLVGTTSVENSEYLSDLLKEHNIPHNVLNARSKYAAMEAEIVAQAGRKYAITISTNMAGRGTDIILGGNPKMLAREIIEDSLLSFIAKEASDNEVDRDAVNQKVLLKIKVGPSSLALLAKTALMAKYVCKSEGKSWTYEEAKSMISESVEMSQSHSLEDLEKLVNEQSETYPLGPTIALAYSSVLIDCEVHCLHEGSEVKRLGGLHVIGTSLHESRRIDNQLRGRAGRQGDPGSTRFMVSLQDEMFQKFNFDTEWAVRLISRITNDEDIPIEGDAIVNQLLALQINAEKYFFNIRKSLVEFDEVLEVQRKHVYELRQSILTGDNASCSQHIFQYMQAVVDEIVFANVDPLKHPRSWSLDKLLKEFTIVGGKRLDDSFTGITTETLLKSLEQLKELSSIGCNETHLPELPAPPNVFRGIHKKTSSLKRWLSICSDDLTTNGRYRATSNILRKYLGDFLIASYLDVVQESGYDDAYVAEVEKAVLVKTLDCFWRDHLINMNRLNSAVNVRSFGHRNPLEEYKIDGCRFFISMLSTTRRLTVESLLQYWSSPMESQDIFLS
- the LOC115716865 gene encoding protein translocase subunit SECA2, chloroplastic isoform X2; translation: MAMPTMSALQNSNPKLLLLPPQRPLFYSNPLFLPSSFPRRRLPFLTASASTPVVASLKENLGSLTKTWSDVTSLNYWVVRDYYRLVKSVNALEPQIQRLTDEQLTAKTVEFRQRLREGQTVADIQAEAFAVVREAARRKLGMRHFDVQIIGGAVLHDGSIAEMKTGEGKTLVSTLAAYLNALTGEGVHVVTVNDYLAQRDAEWMGRVHRFLGLSVGLIQRGMPPEQRRSNYNCDITYTNNSELGFDYLRDNLAASIEKVVMRWPKPFHFAIVDEVDSVLIDDGRNPLLISGEASKDAARYPVAAKVAQLLIKGLHYNVELKDNSVELTEEGIELAEMALDTHDLWDENDPWARFVMNALKAKEFYRQDVQYIVKNGQALIINELTGRVEEKRRWSDGIHQAVEAKEGLKIQADSVVVAQITYQSLFKLYPKLSGMTGTAKTEEKEFLKMFHIPVIEVPTNLANIRKDLPIQAFATARGKWDYVRQEVEYMFRQGRPVLVGTTSVENSEYLSDLLKEHNIPHNVLNARSKYAAMEAEIVAQAGRKYAITISTNMAGRGTDIILGGNPKMLAREIIEDSLLSFIAKEASDNEVDRDAVNQKVLLKIKVGPSSLALLAKTALMAKYVCKSEGKSWTYEEAKSMISESVEMSQSHSLEDLEKLVNEQSETYPLGPTIALAYSSVLIDCEVHCLHEGSEVKRLGGLHVIGTSLHESRRIDNQLRGRAGRQGDPGSTRFMVSLQDEMFQKFNFDTEWAVRLISRITNDEDIPIEGDAIVNQLLALQINAEKYFFNIRKSLVEFDEVLEVQRKHVYELRQSILTGDNASCSQHIFQYMQAVVDEIVFANVDPLKHPRSWSLDKLLKEFTIVGGKRLDGITTETLLKSLEQLKELSSIGCNETHLPELPAPPNVFRGIHKKTSSLKRWLSICSDDLTTNGRYRATSNILRKYLGDFLIASYLDVVQESGYDDAYVAEVEKAVLVKTLDCFWRDHLINMNRLNSAVNVRSFGHRNPLEEYKIDGCRFFISMLSTTRRLTVESLLQYWSSPMESQDIFLS